In Limisalsivibrio acetivorans, one genomic interval encodes:
- the rpsB gene encoding 30S ribosomal protein S2: MSYISMKNLLEAGVHFGHQTKRWNPKMAKYVFGARNGIYILDLQKTVQCFNLAYEFIRDASKAGSTFLMVGTKKQAQEAIRDASEKCGCYYVNQRWLGGMLTNFETIKTRIQRLKELEEMFASGFVDRFTKKEIARLRREYEKLQKNLSGIKDMGELPDIMFIIDIKMEQNAINEARKLGIPVVAIVDTNCDPDLVDFPIPGNDDAIRACQLISTRIADAILEGKQLREDELVQEVREAAEDQDDVPVEEIVDESVPAEAEAKPAEEEKTEKDTEKENN; this comes from the coding sequence ATGTCTTACATTTCTATGAAAAACCTGCTCGAAGCAGGTGTGCATTTCGGACACCAGACAAAGCGCTGGAACCCGAAGATGGCAAAGTACGTCTTCGGTGCAAGAAACGGTATCTACATTCTCGACCTGCAGAAGACTGTGCAGTGCTTCAACCTCGCATACGAGTTCATCAGAGATGCCTCAAAAGCTGGTAGCACCTTCCTTATGGTCGGTACTAAAAAGCAGGCCCAGGAAGCTATCAGAGATGCTTCTGAGAAATGCGGCTGCTACTACGTAAACCAGAGATGGCTCGGCGGAATGCTCACAAACTTCGAAACTATTAAAACACGTATCCAGAGGCTTAAGGAACTCGAAGAGATGTTCGCCAGCGGATTCGTTGACAGATTCACAAAGAAAGAGATCGCAAGGCTCCGCAGAGAGTATGAAAAGCTCCAGAAGAACCTCAGCGGTATCAAAGATATGGGTGAGCTTCCCGATATCATGTTCATCATCGATATCAAGATGGAGCAGAACGCAATAAACGAAGCACGCAAGCTCGGTATCCCCGTTGTAGCCATCGTTGATACAAACTGCGACCCCGACCTTGTAGACTTCCCCATCCCCGGTAACGACGACGCTATCAGGGCATGCCAGCTTATTTCCACCAGGATCGCAGACGCTATCCTTGAAGGCAAGCAGCTCCGTGAGGACGAGCTTGTGCAGGAAGTACGCGAAGCGGCTGAGGATCAGGACGATGTTCCCGTTGAGGAAATCGTTGACGAATCCGTTCCCGCTGAGGCGGAGGCAAAGCCCGCAGAAGAAGAGAAAACAGAAAAAGATACAGAAAAGGAGAACAACTAA
- the lgt gene encoding prolipoprotein diacylglyceryl transferase, with translation MFPYLFKIGFFELRIYSLMYIIGLLLTIYFTRKRAEKFGIKPAETENFIIFTFIIALLGARMYYVAFRWDYYGGNPLEMIAIWHGGLAIHGGIIGGFIAALSYCWYKKINPLILGDAMFPFLLLSQGLGRFGNFANGEAHGVPTMTPPDIIFRLKNVFPEFWSSVLSQVGLQDTPRSVSILSEIIKRKGGELIVNFEGKAYYLHEYFPWGISFPSKYRGPAYMDFGTLPVHPTFFYEMILNFIGFALLLYFWKKDKIIGTGMITGGYLILYGVIRGFVTTFRADDLMLGAFRAPHLLSVIMVVVGIGFILNSRRLKGSKTAG, from the coding sequence TTGTTCCCCTATTTATTCAAGATCGGCTTCTTTGAGCTGCGAATTTACAGCCTAATGTACATTATCGGTCTTCTGCTCACAATATACTTCACCAGAAAAAGGGCGGAGAAGTTCGGTATAAAGCCAGCCGAAACCGAAAACTTTATCATATTCACCTTCATAATCGCCCTGCTCGGTGCAAGGATGTACTACGTCGCCTTCCGGTGGGACTACTACGGTGGCAACCCTTTAGAGATGATAGCCATATGGCATGGCGGCCTTGCAATCCACGGCGGTATAATCGGCGGTTTTATCGCCGCACTCTCCTACTGCTGGTACAAGAAGATCAACCCACTCATCCTCGGCGATGCCATGTTCCCTTTCCTTCTCCTGTCGCAGGGGCTGGGGCGTTTTGGCAATTTTGCCAACGGCGAGGCCCATGGTGTTCCCACGATGACGCCGCCTGATATTATATTCAGACTAAAAAACGTATTCCCCGAATTCTGGAGCAGTGTACTCTCCCAGGTGGGCCTTCAGGATACACCGAGGAGTGTTTCTATTCTATCTGAAATAATAAAACGGAAAGGGGGGGAGCTTATAGTTAACTTCGAAGGTAAGGCCTACTACCTCCATGAGTACTTCCCGTGGGGAATCAGCTTCCCCTCTAAATATAGAGGCCCAGCATACATGGATTTCGGCACGCTCCCTGTCCACCCCACATTCTTCTACGAGATGATCCTTAATTTCATAGGTTTTGCACTCCTCCTATATTTCTGGAAGAAGGATAAAATCATCGGTACAGGAATGATTACTGGAGGATACCTGATCCTTTACGGTGTTATAAGGGGCTTTGTAACAACATTCCGAGCGGATGATCTAATGCTCGGCGCTTTCCGTGCTCCGCATCTTCTTAGCGTCATAATGGTAGTTGTGGGCATCGGGTTCATCCTTAACTCCAGAAGACTGAAAGGCAGTAAAACAGCGGGGTAA
- the tsf gene encoding translation elongation factor Ts translates to MAQITASMVKELREKTGAGMMDCKKALAENDGDIEKAVEFLRKKGLSAAAKKAGRIAAEGVVAEYSADNVGAIIEVNTETDFVAKNDDFKAFVAELAKIVAEQNPADVDALMKCKTADGSTVEEELTEKIATIGEKISIRRFVRLDGENISTYIHMGGKIGVITSLKGGDADLSKDICLHVAASNPKYLNKDQVDQEFIDKEKDIFVAKLKEQGKPENIIPKIVEGQVNKLLQEVCLVNQPFVKDPDVTIEKLLSNKGAEIVSYSRFEMGEGLEKKQENFAEEVMKQIKS, encoded by the coding sequence ATGGCACAGATCACAGCCTCTATGGTGAAGGAGCTCCGTGAAAAAACCGGAGCCGGCATGATGGACTGCAAAAAAGCCCTTGCCGAGAACGACGGTGATATTGAAAAAGCGGTGGAGTTTCTCCGTAAAAAAGGTCTTTCCGCTGCTGCTAAAAAAGCGGGCAGAATCGCCGCCGAAGGTGTAGTTGCAGAATACAGCGCAGACAATGTCGGCGCTATTATTGAAGTTAACACAGAAACAGACTTCGTAGCTAAAAACGACGATTTCAAAGCTTTCGTAGCAGAGCTTGCAAAAATAGTTGCAGAGCAGAACCCCGCAGATGTTGATGCCCTCATGAAGTGCAAGACTGCAGACGGCTCAACAGTAGAGGAAGAGCTTACCGAGAAGATTGCAACCATTGGCGAGAAGATCAGCATACGCAGGTTCGTACGCCTTGATGGTGAGAACATCAGCACATACATCCACATGGGCGGCAAAATCGGCGTTATCACATCCCTCAAGGGTGGCGATGCGGATCTTTCCAAGGATATCTGCCTCCATGTTGCAGCTTCCAACCCCAAGTATCTCAACAAGGATCAGGTAGACCAGGAATTCATCGACAAAGAGAAGGATATCTTCGTTGCCAAGCTCAAGGAGCAGGGCAAGCCCGAGAATATCATCCCCAAGATCGTTGAAGGTCAGGTTAACAAGCTTCTTCAAGAGGTATGCCTCGTGAACCAGCCTTTTGTTAAGGATCCCGATGTAACCATCGAAAAGCTCCTTAGCAACAAGGGTGCAGAGATCGTTTCCTATAGCCGTTTCGAAATGGGTGAGGGTCTCGAAAAAAAGCAGGAGAATTTTGCGGAAGAGGTTATGAAGCAGATCAAGAGCTAA